The DNA window GGCCGCCCGGCGCTGGCGGGCGGCGGCCGTGGCGGCGGCGACCGCGGCGGCGGCCACGCTGCTCGCGGCGGCGGTGGCCCCGGAGGACTCGTGGCGGTTCTGGACCCACGAACTCTGGGCCACCGACCGGGTGGGCCGCACCGACTACACCGGTAACCAGTCGCTGTTCGGCCTGCTGAGCCGGATGACCGCGCCGGAGGAGCCGGGCCGGCTGCCGTGGCTGTTGCTGGCGGTGCCGATCGCCGGCTTCGGGCTGTGGCGGGCGGCCCGGGCGGCCCGGGCCGGCGACGCGCTCGTCGGCCTCACCCTGACCGGCCTGGTGGGTGGCCTGATCTCGCCGATCACCTGGACGCACCACCTCTACTGGTTCATCCCGGCGGTGGTGGTGCTGGTCGACGCGGCGCTGGACGCCGACCGCACGACCGTGACCGGCGTCCGGCGACGCCGCGGCCTGCTCGCGCTGGCCGCGTGCACGGGCGTGGTGATCGTGTACGGGGTGGTGACGTTCCAGGACTGGGGCACCGGCATGGTGCACACCGACGATCCGGTCGACTTCGTCGTGCGGAACGCGTACGTGCTGCTCAGCCTGCTGATGCTGGCCGTGCTGCCGATCCGCCGCCGGCCCATAGGTGGGCAGCAGGTCCCCCCGCGCTCTTGGGCCGGCCTCGCCCTCGATCGGTTGAACCAAATGACGTTGCGTTCGACGAGACCTTGATTAGCAGCAGAGCAGGCTAGACACAAGGGGAGACATAGTTCTACAGCGATGGTAGCGTCGACGATGCGCCGCCGCGAATGACTGCGACGGAGGTATTTTCCGTGACTATAAACGGGGGTTGCAGTGCGTCTACGTTCAAAGGTGTGCTCGGCGGCAACGTTGGGCATTCTGGCCTCCGGATTTTTCGTAGCGCCTGCCCAGGCAGGCACCGCGAACTGCCGAAGCCCGTACACACAAGGTGGCTGGGACGCGAAGGTGTGCGTGCTGGGAGAAGACAATCCGGCTTCGGTTTCGGGCCAGGCATTCGTCGATGACTACCCCTCCAGTTGTGCCGGCTATCGGGTTTTCATCATCGACCTGAATGGTGTGGAACGGAAGTCGACGAGTCTGCGTCCATGCTCCGAGCAGAAGTCCCCTTTCGTAGTGGACAACCCGAATAATTACTCCAACTGGAATGCGCGAGCACGGTTCAAGGCTTACAGCAGTTCCGGGAGCGTAATTCTCACTATCGAGAGTCCGCTCGCCACTTATAGCTGACTCCACGGGCTGTCTGACTGAGGCCCTCCCTCTGCCCTGCACCTGAGGGGACGGACAGGGGCCGTGCTGCCGATCCGCCGCCGGTCGGCGGTGTTCGTTAAACGGACAGATCTCGCGAACAGTGCCGTTCGGGGGTAATATCGTCTCAACTACCTCAGTTTTCTCCCAGGTAGCACCGAATAACCCCCGGTGATGACGGCCCTCCGCGTCGGCAGCGCGGAGGGCCGTCAGCCGTCAGCGGTCACTCGTCGACCGGCGGGGCCGGCGGCGGCTCGGCGCCGGCGAGATGGCCGCCCGGGCCCGCCCGCCGGGCGGCGAGCCGACGGCGACCAGCTGCCGGTCCGGCCGGGACGTCGGGCCGGGCTGCCGCCCCAACTCTCTCAGCGAGCTGATCCCGAGCCGCCCGGCCAGCACCGGAACCTGGTCCGGCTCGACCACGATGACCACCTCACGCGGCCGGTGCGGGCGCAGCAGCAGCACCACGGCGAGAGTCACCAGCAGCGCCCCGGCGGCCAGCAACGCCCACGCGGCACCGGGGAACCAACCGGCCCGCAGCTCGCCCCGCAGTGCCAGGTCGAGCCCGGCGAAGCGGGCGGCGAAACCGCCGGCCGGATCGGCGTGCCGGGCGGTGAACCAGAGACCGGCGCCCACCAGCAGCGCCGGAACTCCCACGGACAGCAGCAGCATGCCGGCGATCGTGCGTACGAAACGCATTCTGGTCGTCCCTCTCGGTAGCCAACTACCCGGCCGACCTTACCGACGCCGGTCGTCCGATCGCCGGATATCCACGGCACCCGCCCGCTGACGAGAACCGACCCGGCGGAAGATCCGCCGGGCCGGTGACGGAGGCGCGCTCAGGACTTCGCGGTGGGCTCCCGCCGGGTACGCGCGAACGCCAGCCCGCCGAGCACCAGACCGGCCAGGCCGGCGACCAGGCCGGCCACCCCGAACACGGTGGCCGCGCCGGAGTCGGCGTCGTCGTCATCGTCGTCCTCGGCCGCGGTGGCGGCCGGCGCGCTGGCACCCGACGACGCGCCCTTGGCGGCCAGCTTGAGCACCGGGGCCGGGTTCTCCGGCTCCTCCGCGCCCGGCGCGGGCTCCTCGATCCACCGGGAGACGTTGCCGTCGGAGTAGGTCTGCAACACCTTGAACACCATGGTGTCCGCCTGCGGCAGTGGGCCCATCGAGACCGGGAACTCCTGGAACTCGCCCGGCTTCACGCCGCCGTTCTGCGCCGCGGTGAAGGTGAGCTTGGAGACCGCCTCGGTGAGCTGGCTGCCGTGCACCTCGACCGGCGGGTCGACCTTGCGCTTCTCCACCGCCACCGTCCAGCCCGGCACCGGCATGGTGGAGACCGACCCGACCGGGGCGTTCGCCGGCAGGTTCACCTCGACCTTGACGGTCGACGCCGAATCGCTCTCGTTCGGCACCCGGAACGCGAACCGGCCGTAGCCGCCCTGCGTGCCCTCCTGCGGGTTGATCGTGACGTGCGCCGAGGCCGGCCCGGCCAGGCCGAGCACGGTCGCGGCGGCGGCGGCGAGAGTCAGCGCGGCGGCGGTCGCGGGACGCCGGAGACGGATCATCAGATGGGACCTTCCGTTTACTTGATCGGCACGGTGGCGGTCACCGTGGCCTGGTCGATGTCGGACGTGCGGACGGTGAAGCGGAGTTGCCAGTCCCCCCGGGCCGGCAGGTTGACCTCGCCGGTGGCGTGGTTGTCGCTCAGCGGCAGCAGCGGCACCGTGATCGGTTCGATCCCGGCCGACGGCAGCGCCGCGGTGACCTTCCATTCCTGCACCGGCTGCGGCCGGTTGTCCGTCGTGTAGGCGTAGAGGTGCAGCGAGTTGTTGCCCGTCTCGGCCGGGTCCAGCTCCACCTGGAGCGAATAGATCGGACTGCTCAGCGTGGTGGAGAAGTAGCCGGCCGGCGCGCCCGCCACGTCGGCGCCGGCGGTGCGCGCCGGGGTGGTCTGCACCAGCGTCGCCGACAGGCCCAGCACCACCGCGGTGATCGCCAACTCGGCCACCACCGCCCGCCGCATCGCGCCCGGCCGCCCGGCGGCGACCCGCCGCCGCACCAGCGCCCGGGAGTACGCGGCGACGCCGATCACCAGCGCGAACAGCACGATCTTGGCGAGCAGCAGCCGCCCGTACGTGGTGTCCACGAGCGCCGCCGGGCTAGCCACCTCGATCAGGCCCTGCACGGTGCCGGCGAGCAGCAGCGCGGCCACCGCGAGCGCCGCCCAGCGGGACCAGATCGGCAGGATCGCGTCCAGCTCCCGCTCGTCCGCCCGGGGCAGCAGGAACGCCGCCAGCATCACCAGGCCGCCCAGCCAGACCGCCATGCCGCCCAGGTGGATGGCGTCCACCACCACGGAGACCGCCGGCGCCGGGGACGCGGCCGGGTGGCCGGCGAGCGGCCAGGTGAACAGCGTCGCCCCGGCCAGCACCGCCAGGATGATCGCGTCGGTGCGGCCGATCGGCCCGGCGAGCAGCGGGCGGAGCAGGAACGCCGCCGCCGCGAGCAGACCCAGCCGGACCAGGTGGGTGGTGCCGTAGGGGCTGGCCAGCACGTCGCCCAGCCCGGCGGAGGTGACGTCGAACAGGCCGCCGCCGATGGTGTAGGGCACCTGGAGCCACAGCTCGGCGAGCGTGGCCGCCACCAGCACGCCCAGCCCGGCCCAGACCACCCGCCCGGGCCCCCGCCGGGACAGCCGGCGTGGCCAGAGCGCGGCCAGCACCAGCGCCGGGCCGACGAGCAGCAGCAACCCGACGTAGCCGGCGTACTTCGTCACCTTCACCGCGTTCTCGGTGACCGGGTTGGCCCGGTTGTCCGAGCCGCTGTCGGTGGGCGGCTCGGACGGCGCGCCCACCGAGTAGGTGAAGGCGCCGGAGACGGGGTGGCTGTCGGCCGAGATGACCCGGTAGCTCACCAGGTAGGTGCCGCGCCCGGCGGACGGGTCCACCGGAATGGTCACCTCCGCGCCCTGGAACGTCGGTTCGCCCCGGTCGGCCCGGGAGCCGTCAGGGGCGATCACCCGCACCTTGTCGGGCACCTTCCGGACGCTCTCGCTGAAGGTGATCACCACCTGGGCGGGCGCCTCGGGCACCACCGCGGACGCCGCGGGGCTGCTGCTCACCAGCACCGCGTGGGCGCTGGCCGGAGTGGCCGGGGCGAGCAGCAGCGAGACCAGGAGGAGCAGCAGCCCGGCGACGGTCCCGGAGCGGGCGGCGAGGGGCCCGGGCGGGCGGCGTACGGCAGCAGTCATGCCCGCCATGGTTCCCGAAGTGCGGCCCGGGCGGCGAGCCGACCTCCAGCGGGCGCGCCGGGGCGGCCGATCGGCGCGGCGGCGCGCGCCACCGCAACCTGGTCGGAGGTCATGCGGGGGCAGTCGGTCAGCGGGCGGGAAAAGTTCCCGACGTGTGCGGCACCACGGAATGGGCCGAAGGACCCTGTCCCGCACAGGTACGCCGCGTAACCTCGTCTGACGTGATCCCCGCCCCGCGCGACACCGCCGCCGACCGCCCGCCGGCGGGTCCCGAGGCTGCCCGGGAGACGGCCACCGGCTGGGCGCTGGCCGCCCGGCACGGCGACCCGGCGGCCCAGGCCGCCTTCGTGCGGGCCACCCAGGCCGAGGTCTGGCGGTTCACCGCCGCGCTGGTCGGCCCGGACAGCGCGGACGACCTGACCCAGGAGACCTACCTGCGGGCCCTGCGGGCGCTACCCGGCTTCGAGGGCCGATCCTCGGCCCGCACCTGGCTGCTCGGCATCGCCAGGCGGGCCTGCGCCGACCACCTGCGCACTGTGGTCCGCCGCCGGCGGCTCGACGAACGGCTCGCCGCCCAGGCGGCCACCGACCGGCCCGGACCGGACCCGGCCGGCCAGCTCGGCGCCGCCGACCTGGTCCGGCGACTGCCTCCCGAGCGGCGCTCCGCGTTCGTGCTCACCCAACTTCTCGGCCTGTCCTACGCCGAGGCCGCCGACGTGGAGGGGGTGCCGGTGGGCACCATCCGCTCCCGGGTGGCCCGCGCCCGCGACGAACTCGTCGACGCCGTCGGCGACGCGCTGGCCGGATAGCGGGAACCAACCGTGGCCCCCGGACGACGAATGACTGTGACCCCCTCCACCACCCGGGCCGGGCGCTGGCCGACATTGCGGCCCTGGCTCGGCGTCGCGACCCGCCTCGGGCTCGCCGCCGTCTGGCTGATCGCCGGCGGCGCCAAGGTCGGTGACCTGGCCGGCTCCGGCCGGGCCGTGAACGCCTACCAGGTGATGCCGTACGACCTGGCCACGGTGATCGGCGCGGCGCTGCCGTTCGTGGAGCTGGCCCTGGGTCTGCTCCTGCTCGCCGGGCTGGCCACCCGGGTCAGCGCCGGCGTCTCCGCCGCGCTGCTGGTGGTCTTCGTCACCGGCATCGCCTCGGCCTGGGCCCGCGGCCTGGCCATCGACTGCGGGTGCTTCGGCAGCGGCGGCCAGCTCGGCGCCGGCGAAACCCCGAGCTATCTCCCGGAGATCCTCCGGGACCTGGGATTCCTGGCACTGGCCGGGTTCCTGCTGATCTGGCCCCGCACTCCGTTCTCGGTGGACGGCTGGTTGGCGGGCGACACCGTGGAGGACGACGATGAGCAGTCGTAAGGGACGCCGGGACGCGGCCCGGGTGGTGCGCGAGCAGATCGCCCGGGAGAAGCGGCGCAAGCGCACCCTCTGGACCACGATCGCCGCGGTGCTCGTGCTGGTCATCGCCGGCGGTATCGGCTGGGCCGTCTACTCGTCGCAGAAGTCGGACGACTTCACCGCGCCGCCCGGCGCCAACGACGCCGGCACCGGCATCGTCGAAGGCAGCGGGCCGGTCACCATCGACCTCTACGAGGACTACCTCTGCCCGATCTGCAAGCAGTTCCAGCAGACCAACGGCGAGACGCTCAACCAGCTCGTCAGCGAGGGCAAGGCGAAGCTGGTCTTCCACCCGGTCGCGTTCCTGAACCGCTACTCGACCACGGAATACTCCACCCGCTCCTCGGCCGCCTCCGGGTGCGCCGCCAAGGGCGGCAAGTTCCGCGAGTTCACCGACCAGCTCTTCGCCCGGCAGCCGGCCGAGGGCAGCGCCGGCCTGAGCAACGACGAGCTGATCGACATCGGCGCGGGCGTCGGGCTGAACCGGGACGACTTCGCCTCCTGCGTGAACGACGGCACCTACAGGTCGTGGACCGCGCACGTGACCGACGAGGCGAGCAGGTCGGGCGTCACCGGCACCCCGACCGTCAAGGTCAACGGCACCGAACTCGCGGACAAGAGCCCGGACGGGATCGAGGCAGCCGTGGCGGCTGCCGGAAAGTGATCCCCGCACCGCTGCGCCGGGCCGCACTGGTGGTCGCCGGCGCGACCACCGCCCTGCTGGCGCTCGCCGCGCCGGCTGCGGCGCACGGCGCGGACGCGCCCGACGGCACCGACTACCGGGGCACGGTCACCGGCGTCGGCCCGGAGCGGCCCGGGCTGACCGCCCGGATGGTGGAGGCCGGCGGGCGGCTGGAGCTGACCAACCGCACCGCCGTCGACGTCACGGTGCTCGGCTACTCCGGCGAGCCGTACCTGCGGATCGGCCCCGGCGGGGTGTACGAGAACAGCCGCTCCCCCGCCACCTGGCTGAACCGCACGATCGCCGGCGAGACCCGGCTCCCGGCCGAGGCCGACCCCGCCGCCGCGCCCGCCTGGCGGCGGATCGCCGACGGACCGACCTACCGCTGGCACGACCAGCGCACGCTCTGGCGGGAGGACGGACCACCCGCCGTCGTCGTCGCCGACCCGGAGCGCGAGCAGCGGGTCCGGGACTGGGTGGTGCCGCTGCGCGCCGGTGACTCAGCGATCGAGGTACGCGGCACGCTGGACTGGGTGCCGCCGCCCGACCCGTACCCGTGGTGGGTGGCCGCCACGCTCGGTTTCCTGGTGGTCGGCGCGGCCGGGCTGGTGCCCGGCGGGACCGCCGCCGGGGTGCGCGCGCTGCGCGCCGTGGGCGCCCTGCTCGCCGCGGGCGGCGTGGCCGCCGTGGCGCTCACCGTCGGGCGGGCGCTCGACACCGGCGCGCCCGGCGTCGGCGGGCTGCTGGCCGAGCTGGTCACCGGCCAGGTGTGGACGCTGCTGACCGGCCTCGGCGCGCTCGCCGCCGGCGGGTACGCGCTGGCCCGCAGGCCGGGCGCCGACTTCACGCTGGCGCTCGCCGGCGCCTGCCTCACCCTGTTCGCCGGCGTGTCCAACCTCGCCGTGCTGTCCCGCTCGGTCCCGCCCACGGCCGGCCCACCCACGCTGACCCGCGTCCTGGTCACCGTGGCGCTGGCCACCGGCACGGGCGCGGTGGCCGCCGGCCTGCTCCGCCTCCGCACCGCCGCCCGCACGGCCCCAAACCCCACCCCCCACCCCCACGCGACCCGCACCCCCTGACCACCCACCCCACCCCTCACCTCGCGCCCTTCGCGCCAACGATCTTGCAGTTGGGGCCCCTGGAGGGCGGCATTCGTCCGTTATGTCGGGGGCGGAAGTGCGAGATCGCCGCGGTGAGGGGGCGGCTGTCAGGGGCGAGGGAGGGGTGGGGCGAAGCCGTGGGGGAGTTCGAGGCGGTGGTTCGCCAGGATCTCCGGGTCGGCCAGCAGGGCGGGGGTGGGGGCGTCAGCGACGATGCGGCCGCCGTCCAGGATCACCGCGCGGGGGCACAACTCGGCCGCGTACGGCAGGTCGTGAGTGACCATCAGCAGGGTCACCGGCAGGGCGCGCAGGATCTCCGCCAGCTCCCGGCGGGCCGCCGGGTCCAGGTTCGACGACGGCTCGTCCAGCACCAGGATCTCCGGACGCATGGCCAGCACGGTGGCCACCGCCACCCGTCGTCGCTGCCCGAACGACAGGTGGTGCGGCGCGCGGTCCCGGTGCTCGGCCATCCCCACGGCGGCGAGCGCCTCGTCGACCCGGGCGGCCAGCTCCGCCCCGCGCAACCCCAGGTTGGCCGGGCCGAACGCGACGTCCTCCGCGACCGTGGGCAGGAAGAGCTGGTCGTCCGGGTCCTGGAAGACGATGCCCACCCGGCGGCGCACCTCGGCGAGCGTGTCCCGGTCGCGGGTGACGGCCAGGCCGCCCACCTCGACCGTCCCGGCCGTCGGGGTGAGGATGCCGTTGAGGTGCAGCACGAGCGTGGTCTTGCCGGCGCCGTTCGGCCCGAGCAGCGCCACCCGGTCACCGCGCGGCACGGTCAGGTCCACCCCGTGCAGGGCGATGTGACCGTCCGGGTAGGCGTACCGGACGCCACGGACGTCCAGGGAGGGCGGCTGCTGCACGTACCCGATCATTGCAGGACGAGAGCGGCGGCGGCGATGGAGGCCGCGATCACCGGGACCGGCGCGGCGACCGCCCACTGCCCGGCGGTGGCCGCGCCGGCGCCCTGCCACACCGCCGGCATCCGGCCGGTGTAGCCCCGGGAGACCATCGCCAGATAGACCCGCTCGCCGCGCTCGAACGCGCGCAGGAACAACGCGCCGACGCCGGCCGCGAAGCCGCGCAGCTGCCACAGGAAGCGCGGGTCGTCGCCCCGGGACACCCGGGCCACCCGCATCCGCCGGGCCTCGCCGACCAGCACCTCCAGGTAGCGCAGCATGAACGTGGCGATCTGGGTGAGGATCTGTGGGCAGCGCAGCCGGTCCAGGCCGAGGATCAGGTCACGCGTCGTCGTGGTCGCCGCCAGCAGGAGCGACGCGAGTACGCCGAGCGTGCCCTTGGCCAGGATGTTGAACGCCCCGTGCAAGCCGTCGACGGAGAGGCTCAGCCCGGCCACGTCGACCCGCTCCCCCGCGCCGAGGAACGGCAGCGCGAACGCGAACAGCACGAACGGCAGCTCGATCAGCGCCCGGCCGAGCAGCCAGCGCGGACCCACCCGGGCCAACGCCGCCACCGCGGCGACCAGCAGCGCGTAGCCGCCGAACGCCCAGTACGCCTCCCGTGGGGTGGCGACCACCGCCACGGTGAACAGCACCATGGCGGTGATCTTCACCTCCGGCGGGAGGCGGTGCACCGGCGAGCCAGAATCGCGGTAGAGCACGTGCCCGTGCCCGGCGCCCATCGTCGGCCTCCCCCGGCTCAGCGGTCGCCGCTGGGCCGGGACGCCGTCGTCCCGCCCGTGGCGCCGGTGGTGGCAGTGCGCGCCGGGCCGGCCTCGTCGACGCCCGCCGGGCCGGTCGAGCTGACCCCCGCCGGGCCGGTCGAGGTGGTGTCGCCGGTTCCGGTCGAGGTGGCGCCGGCCGGGTTGCGGCGGCGGGCCAGCCAGAACAGGCCGCCGCCGACCGCGAACGTGAGCAGCACGCCCAGCACCCCGGACAGGCCGGTGGAGAGGAAGTCGTTGCCGATGCCCCGGACGCCGTAGTCGGCCAGCGGGCTGTCCGCCAGCTCGTGGTCCTTGGCCCGCTGGGCCGGGCAACTGCCGCCGGTGATCTCGTCGTCGGCGTTCACCGTGCAGCCCTTGAGCAGCGACGAGTCCAACCCGTCCGGGTGCGACGAGGCGTAGTTGCTGACCACGCCGGCCAGCAGCAGGGCGACCAGCAGGCCGCCGAGGAGGAACGGCCAGGAACGCCTGCTCATCGGGCACCTCCGGCGACCGGGACGGCGGGGGCCGGCGCGGCCGGTTTCTTCAGGGCGCGCAGCGCGTAGACCAGGTCGGGGCGGACCTTGGCGACGGTGACCACCGTGGTCGCGGTGATCAGGCCCTCGCCGATGCCGATCAGCAGGTGGGCGAAGGCCATCGTGCCGGCCAGCCCACCGAGGTTGCTGCCCAGGTCGGTGGTGCCGCCCAGCCAGTACTCGAGCACGAAGCCCTGGGACGCGACCACGACGCTGACCAGCGCGGAGACGAAGGCGGTGACCGCCAGCCCGGCCGGCGTGCGGGGCAGCACCCGCAGCAGCAGCGCGATCAGCAGGTAGGCGGCGGCGGTGCCGAGGAGCGCCATGTTGGTGATGTTCAGGCCGAGCATGGCCACCCCGCCGTCACCGAAGACCAGGGCCTGCACGACCAGCACCACGGCCACGCAGAGCGCGCCCACCCACGGGCCCACCAGCAGCGCGGCGAGCGCGCCGCCGAGCAGGTGGCCGCTCACCCCGGCGGTGAAGATCGGGAAGTTGAGCATCTGCACGGCGAAGATGAACGCGGCCACCAGGCCGGCCATCGGCGCCAGCCGGTCGTCGAGGTCGGCCCGGCCGCGCAGCACGCAGAACGTCAGCGCGGCGAGCGCGAGGGCCGCGAAGATCGCGGCAACGGGACCGTCGATGATCCCGTTGGAGATGTGCATCGCCAGGGTTTCCACACCCGGAGCCTATTTCCCGCCATGCCTTGTTGCCAATCCCTTGCAACAAGGCATGGTGTTGATCACCACCGGCCCGCGCGTCGCCGCCGGCCGGCAGCCCGGGCACGGCGGTATCGTTCCCGCCATGACCGACCGCCTGAACCCCGGTGACGCCGCCCCCGAGTTCACCCTCCCCACCGACGACGGCGGCACGCTGTCCCTGGCCGACCTGCGCGGCCGCACGGTCATCCTGTACGCGTACCCGGCCGCCATGACACCCGGCTGCACGAAGCAGGCGTGCGACTTCCGCGACTCGCTCGCCTCGTTGCGGGCCGCCGGCTACGAGGTGGTCGGCATCTCCCCGGACAAGCCCACCAAGCTGGCCACGTTCCGCGACCGGGACGCGATCACGTTCCCGCTCGTCGCCGACGAGGACAAGGCGGTGCTGACCGCGTACGGCGCGTACGGCGAGAAGCAGTCGTACGGCCGTACCGTCACCGGCGTGATCCGCTCGACGTTCGTCATCGACCCGGACGGCAGGATCGAGCGGGCGCTCTACAACGTCAAGGCCACCGGGCACGTCGCCAAGCTGCGTCGCGACCTCGGGCTGGACTGAACCTGTCGTAGGGCCTCGTTACCGTCGGCGCGTGGTTCGTTACCGATACCCACCCGAGCTGTTGGCCGCGACCGCCGCGCGGGCGCGCAGCGTGACCGAGGTCATGCGGCTGCTCGGGGTGCGGGTCAGCGGCGGGTCGCACGCGCACATCAGCCGGCAGCTCAAGCGCTTCGGCATCGACACGTCTCACTTCACCGGGCAGGCGCACAACAGGGGGCAGCCGAGCCCGCGACGCACCGTGTCGTCACAACTACTCCTGCGACTTCCCGCTGGCTCGCGGCGCACTCCCGGCACCCGGTTGAAGTGGGCGCTGGGTGACATCGGAGTGCCGGAGGAGTGCGAGGAGTGCCGCTGTGGTCCGATCTGGTTCGGCCGCCCGCTGACCCTGCACGTCGATCACGTCAACGGAGACTACCTCGACAACCGACCGCCCAACCTGCGGATCCTCTGCCCGAACTGCCACAGCCAGACCGACACCTTCGCGGGCCGGAACAAGGGCGGCGGTCAGGCCGAACCCACGGCGGCCCGGCTCGCACACGGCTCTGGCCCGACACCTTAGACTCAGCGGGCCGGCGGGAGTGGCGGAACGGCAGACGCGCAGGCCTTAGGAGCCTGTGTCCGAGAGGACGTGGGGGTTCGAAACCCCCCTCCCGCACCACCAGCGGTGTCGACCGCATCACGAACGTGCGTCGTCGGCCGGTCGCCGGTCGCAGGATGGCGGGCGTGGACCTGCGCTTCGTACTCGACCCCGACCTCACCCCCGAGCTGCGCGAACAGCTCGTCGACCTCTGGGTGGACGTGACAAACGCCGGCGGCGCGGTGGGCTTCGTCGCCCCGGTGAGCGCGGCCGAGGTGCGGCCGGTCGCCGAGTCGACGCTCGCCGGGGTCGCCGGCGGGCCGGACCGGCTGCTCGCCGGCTACGAGGGTGACCGGCTCGTCGCCGTCCTGGTCGTGGCGGACAACCGGTTCCACCTGAAGACGCACTGGCGGGTGCTCAAGCGCGTCATGGTGCACCCCGACACCCAGGGGCGCGGGTACGGCGTGGCGCTGATGCGCGAGGCCGAGCGGGTCGCCCGGTCGTCGGGCGTGGAGGCGCTGCACGTGACCGTCCGCGACGGCCTCGGGCTGGACCGCTTCTACCGGCGTCCCGGCTACCGCGAGATCGGGCGCCTCCCCGCCGCCCTG is part of the Micromonospora sp. WMMD980 genome and encodes:
- the cbiQ gene encoding cobalt ECF transporter T component CbiQ; protein product: MGAGHGHVLYRDSGSPVHRLPPEVKITAMVLFTVAVVATPREAYWAFGGYALLVAAVAALARVGPRWLLGRALIELPFVLFAFALPFLGAGERVDVAGLSLSVDGLHGAFNILAKGTLGVLASLLLAATTTTRDLILGLDRLRCPQILTQIATFMLRYLEVLVGEARRMRVARVSRGDDPRFLWQLRGFAAGVGALFLRAFERGERVYLAMVSRGYTGRMPAVWQGAGAATAGQWAVAAPVPVIAASIAAAALVLQ
- a CDS encoding energy-coupling factor ABC transporter permease, giving the protein METLAMHISNGIIDGPVAAIFAALALAALTFCVLRGRADLDDRLAPMAGLVAAFIFAVQMLNFPIFTAGVSGHLLGGALAALLVGPWVGALCVAVVLVVQALVFGDGGVAMLGLNITNMALLGTAAAYLLIALLLRVLPRTPAGLAVTAFVSALVSVVVASQGFVLEYWLGGTTDLGSNLGGLAGTMAFAHLLIGIGEGLITATTVVTVAKVRPDLVYALRALKKPAAPAPAVPVAGGAR
- the bcp gene encoding thioredoxin-dependent thiol peroxidase, with product MTDRLNPGDAAPEFTLPTDDGGTLSLADLRGRTVILYAYPAAMTPGCTKQACDFRDSLASLRAAGYEVVGISPDKPTKLATFRDRDAITFPLVADEDKAVLTAYGAYGEKQSYGRTVTGVIRSTFVIDPDGRIERALYNVKATGHVAKLRRDLGLD
- a CDS encoding sigma-70 family RNA polymerase sigma factor, producing MIPAPRDTAADRPPAGPEAARETATGWALAARHGDPAAQAAFVRATQAEVWRFTAALVGPDSADDLTQETYLRALRALPGFEGRSSARTWLLGIARRACADHLRTVVRRRRLDERLAAQAATDRPGPDPAGQLGAADLVRRLPPERRSAFVLTQLLGLSYAEAADVEGVPVGTIRSRVARARDELVDAVGDALAG
- a CDS encoding copper resistance protein CopC, translating into MAGMTAAVRRPPGPLAARSGTVAGLLLLLVSLLLAPATPASAHAVLVSSSPAASAVVPEAPAQVVITFSESVRKVPDKVRVIAPDGSRADRGEPTFQGAEVTIPVDPSAGRGTYLVSYRVISADSHPVSGAFTYSVGAPSEPPTDSGSDNRANPVTENAVKVTKYAGYVGLLLLVGPALVLAALWPRRLSRRGPGRVVWAGLGVLVAATLAELWLQVPYTIGGGLFDVTSAGLGDVLASPYGTTHLVRLGLLAAAAFLLRPLLAGPIGRTDAIILAVLAGATLFTWPLAGHPAASPAPAVSVVVDAIHLGGMAVWLGGLVMLAAFLLPRADERELDAILPIWSRWAALAVAALLLAGTVQGLIEVASPAALVDTTYGRLLLAKIVLFALVIGVAAYSRALVRRRVAAGRPGAMRRAVVAELAITAVVLGLSATLVQTTPARTAGADVAGAPAGYFSTTLSSPIYSLQVELDPAETGNNSLHLYAYTTDNRPQPVQEWKVTAALPSAGIEPITVPLLPLSDNHATGEVNLPARGDWQLRFTVRTSDIDQATVTATVPIK
- a CDS encoding PDGLE domain-containing protein translates to MSRRSWPFLLGGLLVALLLAGVVSNYASSHPDGLDSSLLKGCTVNADDEITGGSCPAQRAKDHELADSPLADYGVRGIGNDFLSTGLSGVLGVLLTFAVGGGLFWLARRRNPAGATSTGTGDTTSTGPAGVSSTGPAGVDEAGPARTATTGATGGTTASRPSGDR
- a CDS encoding MauE/DoxX family redox-associated membrane protein; the protein is MTVTPSTTRAGRWPTLRPWLGVATRLGLAAVWLIAGGAKVGDLAGSGRAVNAYQVMPYDLATVIGAALPFVELALGLLLLAGLATRVSAGVSAALLVVFVTGIASAWARGLAIDCGCFGSGGQLGAGETPSYLPEILRDLGFLALAGFLLIWPRTPFSVDGWLAGDTVEDDDEQS
- a CDS encoding YcnI family protein; this encodes MIRLRRPATAAALTLAAAAATVLGLAGPASAHVTINPQEGTQGGYGRFAFRVPNESDSASTVKVEVNLPANAPVGSVSTMPVPGWTVAVEKRKVDPPVEVHGSQLTEAVSKLTFTAAQNGGVKPGEFQEFPVSMGPLPQADTMVFKVLQTYSDGNVSRWIEEPAPGAEEPENPAPVLKLAAKGASSGASAPAATAAEDDDDDDADSGAATVFGVAGLVAGLAGLVLGGLAFARTRREPTAKS
- a CDS encoding glycosyltransferase 87 family protein; its protein translation is MPAEPDVPPAVAPDDAGGRTARRVVMVLALAALLPALYLPALRHDYYDLKIYMRAMDWWAAGHPLYDYVQPDRVQGALYFTYPPFAALLLRPFALLPLGVAIAVFVVLTLAGTAATTRWLVLPVLRRHHLPSGFGLTVAVLLVLAVESTRETITLGQINMLLVVLILADLLFAVPQGRRWAGVGVGLAAALKLFPGIFLLYLLAARRWRAAAVAAATAAAATLLAAAVAPEDSWRFWTHELWATDRVGRTDYTGNQSLFGLLSRMTAPEEPGRLPWLLLAVPIAGFGLWRAARAARAGDALVGLTLTGLVGGLISPITWTHHLYWFIPAVVVLVDAALDADRTTVTGVRRRRGLLALAACTGVVIVYGVVTFQDWGTGMVHTDDPVDFVVRNAYVLLSLLMLAVLPIRRRPIGGQQVPPRSWAGLALDRLNQMTLRSTRP
- a CDS encoding ABC transporter ATP-binding protein; translated protein: MIGYVQQPPSLDVRGVRYAYPDGHIALHGVDLTVPRGDRVALLGPNGAGKTTLVLHLNGILTPTAGTVEVGGLAVTRDRDTLAEVRRRVGIVFQDPDDQLFLPTVAEDVAFGPANLGLRGAELAARVDEALAAVGMAEHRDRAPHHLSFGQRRRVAVATVLAMRPEILVLDEPSSNLDPAARRELAEILRALPVTLLMVTHDLPYAAELCPRAVILDGGRIVADAPTPALLADPEILANHRLELPHGFAPPLPRP
- a CDS encoding thioredoxin domain-containing protein, whose product is MSSRKGRRDAARVVREQIAREKRRKRTLWTTIAAVLVLVIAGGIGWAVYSSQKSDDFTAPPGANDAGTGIVEGSGPVTIDLYEDYLCPICKQFQQTNGETLNQLVSEGKAKLVFHPVAFLNRYSTTEYSTRSSAASGCAAKGGKFREFTDQLFARQPAEGSAGLSNDELIDIGAGVGLNRDDFASCVNDGTYRSWTAHVTDEASRSGVTGTPTVKVNGTELADKSPDGIEAAVAAAGK